GGGCAAAGGGACAGCCAGAACGCAGACATGATTTGGTGGCAACAGGCACTGCATGATGGGACAAAGTAAAAAACCCCAATCAGCATGTACAACTTCACTTGGAGTCTGAGCTGCTGGTGACTAGCCAGGAACAGACTCTAGTGGACCACAGCACAGGGCACCTCTGGACCAAGCCTGGCAGCAGCGAGGGCAACACATTCCACTCTGGGTGGCAGTAGGAAAAGCATTCAGTATGAGGTCGGTAATGTCCCATGTAAGCCAAAGCTGCAGCCACCACTGCCGCACTGTGCTCCTGTCTGTCTTGACCTCAAGGAAGGACTggacagagctggtgcagaagaGTACAGACAAAATGATCCAAGGGGCCCCTACCTTGCAAGGACAGGCTAcgggggtggggctggcttcTACGCTTGGGAAATGAAATGATGTGTGATGCCTATAAAGGGAGTTCCTCTCCCATCCCTGGAGCCAGGTTGGCCGAAATGGATCTGACACGGACCAAAGAAGGACATTCTGCAAACAGCACTGCACCAGTCTGTGCCTTCACTGGCAGCAGAGGGGATGAAGGCTACAAGCGGGATAGGTTTCAAATGGGGCTAGGCTGGGCCAGGGAGTGTTTATGCATCAGGATGGCTCTGCGCTACCTCATGCAGGGGAGCCACGGAGGGGAGAGGTGCCATTTCCTCATGCTGGGGGCCTGCCCCACTGTTTAATTTTTCCCGGAACCTGTCTGTTTGCACCAAGCTTGATGACCGGGGAGGGGGGGCGGCACAACAAAAATGGCAGCACCTGGATGCTGGATTCCATCCCCTGgaggaaagccaacaggagccaagtggcatctggttcaggactctACAGCCCTTTGGAATGAGGGCAGAGAGATCTGAAAACAGTGAGATAACATACAAATTAGGAGTGGAAGCATGACTGCCTTTCCAGCAGAATGAGAGGCTATGGGGAAAAAGGTGCAAACAAGCAGCCCTTCTTGGGGGGACCCTGTATAGAAGTCCTTTTAGGCAAATGTCTGAagtctgagcaaagatgggagaactggaatgtttggtggttAGGGAAAACATTGAGATAGTGGgtataacagaaacctggtggaatgcagttAATCAGTAGGATACCACAATTCCAGGCTAGAAATTCTACaggagggccagggaggggttttttggaggtggggtggccaccTATGtcaaagaagggatagaatccagcagagtaGAAATTGAAGGGAGGTCTGACTCCATCGCAGTGGGTTAACCCCATCACTgtaggttaaattaccaggcccaAGGAGCGATGTAATGCTGGGGGCACTCTGTCATCCTCTGGACCAAAAACCTGACCTTGAAGTGAGGAAACAAATAAGGGAGGCATCAaagagagacagggttgtaatcatgggggacttcaattatcctcatatcaaccgggtcaatttgtgctctggtcatgaaagagagactggatttcttgacatgctaaatgactgcgctttagtcatggagcccaccagaggacaggtgactctggatttaatattgcgtGGTACTCAGCACCTGGTTAGAAATGTAAATATTACTGAGTCATTAGGGAACTGTGACCATGCTGCAGTCTTTTGCCATGCATGTCTGGGGAaaagtgccaagcaaatctgacacaaaaacccttgacttccaaaaagaagacttccctcaaatgaggagagtAGTCAGAAATGTGTTGAAGAGTTCAAttcctccagagtgcatggacgCTATTTTAAAACAACTGTAAtacaggcccagcagaagtgtataccgcaaaggaagaagggctcgactaagtccaaggagggtgccagcatggctaacaagcaaaGTCAGAGAgtttgtaaagggcaaggaagcttccttccttaaatgacagtcttgccctaatgaggagaataaaaaagaacgcAAGCTCTGGCTACAGAAATGTGttatgggaggccaagaaagactttgaagggagtgtggccagcaacattaaggagaataataaaagcttattcaaatatgttagaagtgggagcctgccagagaagtggttggccccctggatggtgagggagggaaaggggaaatcaAAGAAGACTTGGAATTCAAAGGCTTGGAGACTGTAGAGAAATTTGCATTGTCCAAATGGTCCCTCTTGACTAtaattaagaacagaagaagagctctactggatcaggctaaaggcacacctagtccagcttcctgtgtctcacagtggcccaccagatgcctcaggaagcacacaagacccctgcatcctgtttccactcccttgctTTTGGCATTCTGtggaagcctacttctaaaatcaagaggttgtacatacccatcacagcttgtaacctgtgatggactcttcttccagaaatctgcccaatccccttttaaagcatgaaaggcccaatcctatccagctgcaACGCAGCTCTGacatgagggaacaaatgttcctttatcttgaggcctctgtgactacctccccaccaaaggatgcagtgcacgccccatcggcactggcactggaaaggattgggccctaaatcaaatagaggttgaaagagaaggtatTTCAGACCCAATtaacaaattaaagatcagtaagtcaccggccCAGACAGCATCCACCCACAAGTTCTTAAGGAACTAAACGAAGTTTCTgctctcttgactaaaatattcaACTTGTTCCTTAAAATGGTCACAGTGTCAGGGAATTGGAGAATAGCTAATGTCAATCAATCTTTCAAAATGGAAGGAGAGGTGAACCAGGAAACTACAGGTTGGACAGCCTTACATCTGTTACAAGTAAGATGGTAGAagacctcatcaaagataaaatcttaaaacacaaaagaataagctttgctgagggagaatcagcatggtttctgcaagggtaagtcttgccttacaaaccttttagaattctttgaaaaggtcatcaCATGGATATGGGAGAACCAGTGGATATTATATaactggattttcagaaggcatttggcaTGGTCCCTCAGAAAAGGCTGCTGAAGAAACTCCACAGCCAGCGAATATGAAGAGAGGTTCTCTTacagattaggaactggttgaggcccaggaaacagagtgggagctaatgggcaattttcaccatggagaAGTGGTGTGAGAAGGTGAGAAGTGGTGTgccgcaaggatctgtcctgggactgctgcttttcaacctgttcataaatgacgtgGAGACGGGAATAAGGAGAAAGGTGGCCAAATTTGTGGATTACACCAAATTTTTCTGGATAATGAAGACCAgaaaggattgtgaagagctccaagaggatctccaaactgggagaatgggcagcaaaatggcagatgcatttcaatgtaaataactgtgaagtaatgcacattgaggcaaaaaaaatcaacacatagGCTAATGGAGTggtcccaaagtcctactcggacTTTCAGAACAAggtcttaatggggggggggggctgccctgtCAGCACCACAGCAATCGCAGCGCTGTGGGAACTCAGGGGCCTTTTTTACTtatctgggcggggggggggtcgcaTTAGCTCTCACATTCCCCTCTGCAAGTCACCCCACAGCTCCATAGGGCTCCGATTGGTGATTGGAGCTCATTTTCGGTTTCCAATCAGAGCTCtgatcagaaactggaagtgggagcCCTATGGAACTgcagggaagtttgcagaggcgGCTGCGAGGCTCTCAGACCTTCCTGGAGGACAGCATGACCCCCCAGCAAGTAAAAAAGCCCCCTGGGTTCCTGTGGCGCCATGATCGCTGCAGCGCTATTGGGGCACCCATTCTTGGGCCACATCCCTTAAGGGGGTATGGCCCATTTCCTGTTCccctgatgggttgtgacccactagtttgggaaccgctggactaatgggttctgagctgcgtGTAACGGATCAAGAaacagatcttggggtgttggtgaacagctcaatgaaagtgttgaaccaatgtgcagtggtggtgaaggccaattccattcttggcttcattaaaaaagggactgaaaataaaacagccagTATTGTATTATCTCATTGTACAAATCAACAGTAAGGCTACATCTGGAGTACTGCACccaattctgggcaccacatctcaaaaaggaggtggtggaatgggagaaggtgcagaagaggacaaccaaaatgatgactgggctggggcacctcccttataaggaaaggctccAGTGTTTTGGGCTCTTTGGTCTAGAAAAATGTTTCCTGAAGGggaaaatgattgagacatacaaaatcatgcaggaaatgaatagggggatgctcttttccttctcccacaacaccagatccaggggacatccactgaaactgagtgtcaggagagttggaggaaaagtccatctcgggttacaagccatgatgggcacgtgcaacctcctgttttccTGGTTGTGTGGGGAAAAGCACAGCCACACTTCAGCTCATGGGCTAATAccactgccacccccctccccatgcaacTGGCCCTTCAGGCTGCAGCACCTGCATAAGGCCAGGTAACATCAAGGGCCATGGGGGGCAGGTCCTGCATGATGGCGGGGAGAAGACTATCACCAAGGGCCACAGTCTCTTTCCCAGCCTTCCTGTTCTGCAGTGGAGCTGAAAGCAAGAGTTggcactctcttctgcaccctaCTCActagcccccacccccaaaggtAGAGCTATGCCAGCCCAACCGAATCTGTTCTGACACTCCTAAGACCACAAGTACTGCAGCAATGGAGCAGGTACAGTTTCCAAGTTTTATTAGGCACAATAGGTTTTGTAAGAGAGGATTGATACTTTAAGAGTTAAAAAACAGCAGACCCGGCCCAAGGAGTCAGGCCCTGGAAAGGAGCAGGCCCTCTTTCATACTCTACCTCCCCCCACCTGGGGCAGCCGATCCACCACCAATGTTAGAGAGAAGCTAGAGCAGGCACGTAAGGAGAGCCCCAGCCCAGGGCAATGAAGGCAGACTCAAGTACAGCCTGGCTCTGCTGTGAAGGCACAGCATTGCTCGGAAGAGCAGCCCCCAGCTCATGGGGTGAACTCTTGGGGTTCACTTCCTTCAGCCAGCAAGGCAGGAGCTCCGACCCACCATACACAGGACTACAgccaccagtgctggtgcatgtcAGAGGTCCCAACAGCCGACCCAGGACCAGCTGCAAGAAAAGGTGGTGCAGAGGCCCAGAGCACCACTGGTCCTCTGAACTGGGCCGGCATTCTGCTCTGCTGAACTTGTCCAGTCTTGACACAGCAgactgatggccagaaagaagggGTTCTGTAGACACATCGTGGAGTTCTCAGTGGGAGGGGAATGAGGGCAAGACTCACAGCACAATTTTGAAGGAACTGGAAGAGAGAGACAAAGGACAAGTTCAGCATTCCCTACCAGGACAAGCCCCCAAAGCACCCAGCACCTAAGGAGGCAAGCAGCTGGAGCAATTGGGGAGGAAGCCCTAAGCTCAGCTCAGCCCACCCACAGGTGGAGcagagaggcaggcagaagccagtacCTGGTGAAGTCGGGGGAGCGGGAAATGATGTGCTGAAATTCAGAGAGGTTGATGGTCCCGTCTTTGTCTATATCCGACTCCTCCAGGATCTgcaggaaaaaaaggagaaacGTGGGGCAAAGATGGCTCCGGCTCGTGACACCGTCCCCACTTCTTCCAACCCCTCTGTCTCAGGAGCTgtgcagcctcctgcagcccaaCCAGCACTTACGTTCTGGATCAGTTGGCTCATCTCCACGGGGCTGAGCCGGCTCTCTTCTCTGTCCCCAGTCAGGCAGTTCACCAGCTGCTCCAAATCCTTCTTGTCCAGAGTTCCATCATCATCAAAGTCTTGGGGGAGAAACCAGGAGAGAAGCTGTTGCTTGACAAAATTCTTGGATTTCCAAGGCCCCCTTTACTTCTCCCCCTCTGTCAATATGCCCCTTGCTTCCCAGAATAGGGATGTCTGCGCATGGGAGCCTCGGAGGTCTGTCTCCTCGTTCAGAGGCCTGGCCATCTCTGGCCTGCAGGAATCCCAGGGGAAACTCTGATGGACCCCATGGGCCTCTGCCTAGTCCATTCTAGACCTCTCCTCCACTCTGCTTTAGGGAGGGTGCTGCATCCTttttcaggcctggaaggggagaCAATGACCAACCTCTAGGAATATTAATGCATGCAAGTGGCTCAGGCGACTGGCCCACAGATGAGCCTGCACACTGATCTTTTCCCATTTCAACACAGTGAGTAGTGCAGGAGCTAAAGAACATAGAGCTGAAGGCATCTTTTGAGCAAACATGCCATTAAGACTCATTGCTGCTCGCTGTTGCCGTGAAGATGGCCTGGGACAGACCAGCTTTGAGGGGCTCCCAGGAAGACAGGTCAACCCTGctcctgcccatccctgccctggGAACTGTGCAAGGTGTGGCGTTACTGGAGCAGATCAATATCTATTTAGTCAAGCGCTGCCCAGCTGGCCCCAAGGCAACTCCCAAAAttgggtggcagaggctgccacctccAAAGGCATCGCTCTTGGCTGCCACTCCCAGAACAACTTGCCTCTTTTCCTGCCCTTCTCAGAAGCCATGCAAGCCAGTGGCCAGTGCGTGTCTGTGCAATGTTCCATCACTGGCCCAAGCAATGAATTCCCAAGGTTTCATTCTGCTGGCTAACCAACACATCCACACCCAGCCAGCAGGAGGCCTTGCAGTGAGAGCAGGCAGCTGTGGTGCCCTGCTATAGCCTGTACTCCATCGCCACATGGCCAGGTGCTTCCCACACACTCACCAAAGATGCGGAAGGCATAGTGGGACTTGATCTCTGGTGTGGCTGAGTCACTGAAGACACTCAGCATATCCAGGAAGTCCTCAAAGGACAAGCTACCCTCTCCATCCTCGGCTGTAGAGAAGACCTGGCAGATCCGGTGTCGGAAGGGGTTTGCCTGGCAACACAAGGGGGAAAGGGCTACAATAAAggtaaggggggaaaaggaggagccCCATCCCTCCCATTCTGCCCCAACGTCAGCTAAACTGGAACCCATTTGACTTGGAATCTGGTGTGATCTCATGTGAGATGCACAAGAGCACAGCTTTGCACTTGCATTTTAGTGAAGAGAAGCTGTCACCTGTTGCATTGAgtgccctgttccttcccctatTTGTGTTTTCAGGATTTCTCCTTAAATTTGGACACTTCCAAGCCCCTAGAGGCTTCCAAGCTAGCTCCCAAAGTCCCAAAGGTCGCTGGGACATCCTCTTGCAGTACCCTTTGTACTTCATTTGAAAGGTTATTCCTAAATGTGGTTGGATGCAAACTGGTCCCTCTCTGGGTTtgtagccaagcctcctactgagatGAGCATGGGCCCAACAATTAGGCAGCCAAACCTGCCCGTCTAGGTAAAGGGATGGAGCAGAGCAGCTAAgtggctttggctgcaatcctaaccacactttcctgagagcaagccccattgaacaaaataggacttacttctgagtatacctggttaggcttgtgcccttccTCTCATACAATCAGGTTTCCCAATGGCATCTTCAACCCTAGCTTTTGTAGGTGCAAGTACAGGGATGCTTGGGTGCATTGTGCCAGGTCTGCTGTTGGGACCAGTGTCTGCTTTGTTGGAGACACAGCTACTCACTCTCCAGCAAGCATGGGAACTGGGATTCCTGGGACAATGCAAGTAGCTGCCAATATGTGCTTAGGGAATTTGTTTTGTCATATTTTCTCTTTGCATTCCAAGCCAGCCTGCAAGCTTCATGGGTAGGGGTGCTTCAAAATGGCTTTTTCCCTGCAGATTTCATGAATTGAAAAGCAAAAAGTGTGTGATGTGTTTTAATtctaagttctcatttttattaattttgaacgctttaaaagtgtactaggaagATGATCTAGTATCAAGCAGATGCTTCCGCAGTATtgtttctaactggaaaagtaatctattttaatttttggaaaatatcttaaacatccaaacagtggtgttttgtgtttttaacaaaaaatgaaacaaacaaaacctgtTCATGGGGTTCAGTGTGCTTTGCTCTTCAGGAGCATccctgctccccctgctgggCATTCCTAGTTACTGCATCCAGCTTTATCTTTGGGTCCATTCGGCTGAGCATAGGCACTTTCCAACTGCCTGCTTGTCAGAGTTTTCTCTGTCCCctttaattcctttttctttttttttaataaactggttGTATCTCAACTCTTTGTTTGCCTAGCCTGAGTAATTCAGTGGACCTTCACATCCAATCACTGGTGTGCACTGCAGCTTGATCTACATAACAACTTCTGGAGTTCCATGCTCTTTGGGGGCGGGATTTCCTACCCCTTCTGCTTAATCTCCTTTgttatggtggcagcagcaggagggaggcCGCTGGTATCAACCAGcggcctccctcccccattcagctACTGACCTGAGGGAAAGAGGGAAAGCAGAGTAGGGAGGGTTGCATGAGTGCTGACCACTGAGCACTACTCCCCTCAGAACAGCCCGCAGCCTCTGGCTTCCCTCCCTCACAACTTCATTTGGAAGCACCAACAGAGCATTATAGGGTAATCACCATTATGAGAGcaacaaggtggccaagtttgtggatgacaccaaacttttccaagtggtacaGACCAAAAGATACTGTGAAGAGTtcaagaaggatctctccaaactgggagactgggcagcaaaatggcagatgtgtttcaatctaagtaagtgtaaagtactgcatattggggcaaagaatcaaaacttcaaatataggctaatgggttctcagctgtctgtaacagatcagaagagagatcttggggtgcttgtggacagctcaatgaaagtgtcaacccaatgtgcggcgaccatgaagaaggctaattccatgcttgggatcattagagaaTTAGAGGatcattgagaataaaacagcgaatattataatgctgttgtactaattcatggtaaggccacacctggagtattgtgtccagtttgggtcaacacatctcaaaaaggatatagtggaaatggaaacagtgtagaagagagcaaccaaaattattaccgGGCTGGGcaactcccttatgaggaaaggctacagcgtttggagcttttcagtctagaaaagaggtgcctgaggtgggacatgactgagacatacaaaattcacAGGGGACAGATAGAAAGGATAGAGAAacgctcttttctctctcatataacaccagaaccagaggacatccactaaagctgagtgttgggagagttaggacagaacaaaatatttatttacccaatgtgcaattagtctatggaactccttgccacaggaaatagtaatagcatctcgcctagatgcctttaagaggggattggacaaatttctggaggaaaattcatcatgggttacaagtcatggtaggtatatgcaaactcctggttttagaggtaggctgcctctgatttccagatgcaggggaggacaccaggaagcaggttgtgtctgttgtcttgtgtgctccctgaagcatttggtgggccactgtaagatacaagaagctggactagatgggtttttggcctgatccaactgggctcttcttatgttcttacatcatAAGAAAGCCCTGGTGGATTGGGCCCttgtcccatctagtccagcactggtCAGACAACTGAaggccttccctccccccattctcctGCAGTTGGTTTCAGCCTCCAAATCTGGGGCTGGCCTGCAGTGACCATGACTAGCAACCACCTTGCCTTGCCACAGCATGCTGAACCCATAGGATACCAGCTGCAGCATGCCAAGAACGACTGCAAGGAGACGACTGCAGAGCACAAGCAGGCTCAGCAGGCCAGAGAACTCCTCCAGCCCCGCCCTgcagggcagcccccccccagcctaCCCGAAGTTCTGGCAGCATCAGGATCTTGCTCTTGGGGACCCTGGTGGTGACCGCCTGGTCCCGCTCCTCCTTGGGCAGTAGTTCACTGAACCGTCTGTGGGCCCTGGAAGAGAGAACCACAGCTGATGCCTGTCAAGCACCTCCATGCCTGGAAGAGGAGTGCCATCCACAGCCAGGCCCAGCAGAGCAGCAGGTGAATCCCTGGGAGGGCCTCCtctccagagagggcagagaaggtCTGGGGatctgctgccagtgtgtgtcaGGCAAAGGTCAGGCTCAGTAGCCAGGCTCCGCAGGAAGTAGTTTTCCCTGCAAGGCCTGATGGCACTCAGTGCTGGGAACTCCCCTGTGGCTCAGTGGCAGGCCCAGGGCAAAGTCAAGCTCTTGGCCAATCAGCCCCAGCTAGGGAGCTCCGCAGGTGCCACTCACTCACTATGCCCCTTCTGCTCATGCCAGCCCCTGCCCTGGACAGGTCCCAGGCCTCCTGCCTGTTACCTCTTCTCCTCCAAGGCCCGCAGCTCCTGATGGAGGGCCAGAGAACCAGAaccagcctgggaaggggaacTGGTTATTTGGGGCCTATTCTCTGCCACCGCCGCTCCCCCGGCTGGCAGGGTCCGAAGCTGCTCCACAGCCAGGGCGAGAGAGACCCTCTGCAGTGGGAGTGTTTACACAGTGCTCCCTGCCAGCCCCACCTGCGCCCCGGCCACGGGGCTCAGCCTTCCGCGAATGCGGGGGGCGATGGGAGCGATACTCACAGCAGGATCTCCTGCTTGGTCAGGAAGGTCAGTTCCTAGGCGGAAGAGGAAGGAAGCGCTGAGTCCATCGTGCGTCTTCGTCCCCCCAGTCCTGGCGGGGGCGACGCAGCGCCCCAGAGCACCGACCCCGAGTGAACCTCCAGCCCCGGCGGCAGCTGCGCCCCGCATCCCCGAACTGCGCAAGGCTCTGCCCCGGCCCGGGCGCAGGTCTGGCACCCCAGCCTGTCCACGGGAGCCGCTGGCCCCGGGCTTCCCCGGCCGGATGACTCCTTCTCTGCGCCCCGCGCTCCAGCAGCCACGCCTACCTGGTACTCGCCCAGGAGATCGCGGGGCAGGCGGCTGCCCGAGCCCCCCATGGTCAGGCAAGGCGCGCCTGCCAACCAGCCAGCTCCAGGAAGTCCGCTCCGGCTGCCGCCCTCGGCCCTACCCGCGCCGCGCCCGCCCCTTgcggaggcggggagaaggcgcGGCTGCGGGCGAGCGTCCCTCCCCGGATCCGGCGAGCATCTGCCGAGCGCCAGCCAAGCGCGCCCTTCGCCGTTCCCGCAGCAGCGACCGCCCTTCAGGGGCCCAGCAGTGCGGAGGCCCCCGGAGTGCCTGGGGAACGCGTGGCGGTGGGGCTCCTTCTCGCGCCCTCTCCTGCCCGGTGTGTCGCGCAGGCACCGGCGGGGCTCGGGCTCTGGCGCGGCGCCCCCCCGGCGGACTCCCCGGCGGGCCCCGCATGGCCCAGGGCCCCCCGCCGGGGCCCGGCGGCGCCGAGGTCTTCGCCTACCGCGCGGGGGACCTGGTGCTGCGGGGCGTGGCGTGGCCCGCGGGCGGGCCGTCCCGCTTCGACCGAGCCCTGCGGGCGGGCTGGGAGGACAGGCTGAGCCGGGGCCTCTTCCGCTATCGCCTGGGGGCTCTGCAGACGCGGGTCCTGCCGGGGCGCGTCGGATTCGTGGCGCAGCTGAACCCGCAGCGGGGGTCGGAGAGGAGGCGGCCCCAGGACATCCGGAGCGTCCGGCAGGGCTTCGACCCGCGGCAGTTCAGTTTCCGCGAGATCCGGCCCGAGGAGGTTCTCTTCCGCCTGGCCGGCGCCGGTGCCGGCGGCGTCCTCGTTGTGATCAACGTCAGCCCGCTGGAGTTCGGGCACGTGCTCCTGGTCCCCGAGCCCGCGCTCGCCCTGCCCCAGGTCCTCACGCCGGAGGCCCTCGGCGCCGGCCTGGAGGCCGTCCTGCTCAGCGCCCACCCCGGCTTCCGCGTGGGCTTCAACAGCCTGGGGGCCTTCGCCTCCGTCAACCACCTGCACCTGCACGGGTTCTACCTGGACTGGGAGCTGCTGGTCGAGACCGCCCCCTGCAAGCCTCTCCTGCCCGGGAGGCACTTCCACCTGCTGCAGGAGGGCCCGGCCCCCGCCTTCCTCTTCTACAGCCAGGGGCGGCGGACCGCGGAGCTGGCGCGCAGCGTTTGCCGCCTCACCGACCACCTGGTCCGGAGGGAGGTCGCGCACAACCTGTTCGTCACTCGGGGCGCCGCGCCCGAGGGCCCCCTGCGCTCCAGGGCGCGGCCTGGAATCCGCGTCCTCCTCTGGGCCAGGAGACCCTGCTTCGGGGTcaaggaagaggctgccttcaaCGTGGCCCTCTGCGAGCTGGCCGGGCACCTGCCCGTCAAAACTGCGCGGGACTTTGAGGCGCTCACGGAAGCATCGGCCATTCGCGCCATCCAGGAACACCTGCTCCCCCCGCTCCAGTTCGCCCAGCTCCAGCAGGAGCTGGTGGCGCTGCTCCAAGAAGAGCCAGCCCCGCAGTGACTGACAGGCTGCTGACTGGGGCTCCGGTTTGCGGGGGGTGGTGGAATCCCCTCCCTCTGCTGAGGCCGGGAGACTCGGCAATAAAGCGCAAGGTGACTCAAACGGATAAATCGTTGTGCGCTTGGGTCGGACTGGACAAGAGAggaactgcccaatcctatccacactttcctgtgaggaagccccattgactctaatgggacttgcttctgagtagacatgcataggattggcctgaaagCCGTCTGGGAGaatttctttccccaaaggagTTTGCAGCAGGTGCGATGTCGGGCTGGGAAGCCTCTGAGGCTTGTGTGAGCGCCAGGGACGTGCGCTGGGTGGGAGG
The DNA window shown above is from Tiliqua scincoides isolate rTilSci1 chromosome 8, rTilSci1.hap2, whole genome shotgun sequence and carries:
- the CIB1 gene encoding calcium and integrin-binding protein 1, coding for MGGSGSRLPRDLLGEYQELTFLTKQEILLAHRRFSELLPKEERDQAVTTRVPKSKILMLPELRANPFRHRICQVFSTAEDGEGSLSFEDFLDMLSVFSDSATPEIKSHYAFRIFDFDDDGTLDKKDLEQLVNCLTGDREESRLSPVEMSQLIQNILEESDIDKDGTINLSEFQHIISRSPDFTSSFKIVL
- the GDPGP1 gene encoding GDP-D-glucose phosphorylase 1; the protein is MAQGPPPGPGGAEVFAYRAGDLVLRGVAWPAGGPSRFDRALRAGWEDRLSRGLFRYRLGALQTRVLPGRVGFVAQLNPQRGSERRRPQDIRSVRQGFDPRQFSFREIRPEEVLFRLAGAGAGGVLVVINVSPLEFGHVLLVPEPALALPQVLTPEALGAGLEAVLLSAHPGFRVGFNSLGAFASVNHLHLHGFYLDWELLVETAPCKPLLPGRHFHLLQEGPAPAFLFYSQGRRTAELARSVCRLTDHLVRREVAHNLFVTRGAAPEGPLRSRARPGIRVLLWARRPCFGVKEEAAFNVALCELAGHLPVKTARDFEALTEASAIRAIQEHLLPPLQFAQLQQELVALLQEEPAPQ